GGAGTCCATTATTTGCCGTCAAGATTTCACCGAGTTATTCCACAACAGGTCCTCGTCTAATCCACGTCTCTTAATTGGGGTTATACAAGGTGGTGAGTGGAACTTCTTCTCGTCGCCTCAGCCTCAGAATCATTATGGGAAGTCGTCTCTTGTAGTAGCCGCCGATTCTCATATGAAGTTTTCTGAAGACAAACGCCCACGTTATTATAGCTATGCTTCTGGTTTGCTATATTTCCCTAATATACGTATCTCAAACCATAATGACGATGTAGTGCGTGTGATATGTAACCCTAGCACAAGACAGTATGCGATCTTACCACCTGACCTGAGAACAAGGTACCGAGACTCAGGGCGgctttttagggtttgatccGATTGGCAAGCAATTCAAGGTTTTGGTCTTTAACCGTAGAGTCGATGATGAATTGGTTTATCATATTTTGACATTAGGAACTGAAAATGTGAGGTGGAGGGAGATCATATGTCCCTTTACCTATGGACACTATGGTTTTAGTTGGGAACATATATGTATCAATGGGGTTTTATATTACATAGCTAAAGACCCTAATGATATGATAGTTTGCTTTGATGTTAGGTCTGagaaattcaaattattacaTCTAGCCCCATCCTTCGTTCGTTTTTGGTCTACTATATTGATAAACTATAAGAATAAACTAGGTGTGATTAATTTGGAGGATGATTATGATGGTGGATATCTCCTTAAGTTACGTATGTTTGTTCTAGAGGATTTCGAGAAACAGAAATGGACTACATATGTCCACACTTTGAGGGATGAGAATAAAATCAAGGACAATGACAATGTTTATGTTGTTGGGGCAACTGCTTCAGGTCAAATTGTTTTGGCGAGGAATAAGGCATATAAACCGTTTTATGTGTTTTACTTTAATCCCGAAAAGAGCACTCTACAAAGTGTTGAAATCCAAGgtgttagagaagaagaagattggtttCATAGAGTTTACTACTTTGTAGACCATGTCGAGGATCTTAGGTTTGATGTTATGAAGACAACATATGCTGCAACATCGATAAGACCAGCAGAACAGAACACATCAACATCATCTAGAGAAGATCATCTAGTGAGGACCGTTAAACGTAAGAGAGCGtaaacaaatttgatgcaTTGTGTCCTTAACAAGATGATTGAAATTTTACAGGTGTTAAAACCTGATTGCTTACTTTACTCTTCAAGTTAGCTGAAAAAGCTCCCTATTTAATACAAgttgtatttgtattttctctCAATGTAAACATTAAgttatagtaaaaaaaaatctgaagaaattatgtttttattaagattctgtcaattttgattttgatttattagtCACTAAGCCTGAGTAgagaaatttagaaattagaaCCCTATACGAGTGAAAAACATAAGATAAAAGGCAAAAGGTAAGTGTGGCGCCACATAATTTGAGATAAGATACTTAATGTGGACTTTATTTCAGAGAAAATACACATTACACAAACGCAAACACAAGGAAACCACGACAATGGGACAAGTTCAATCACcaacatatatacaacaaaatcaaccaatccttttgtgatttttgtggAACATTTGTCTAAAACTTCTCGGGCAATTCATCTGCTGACGAAACCCTCCTTTCCGGTTTCCATTGGACACAAAACTCGTCCAGTCTTCCATCATTTGTCTTAAATCCTTGAGCTTACTTTCTTGTCCAAAGCAACAATTCCCATGCATTATGCAAATTTTGGTAATATCCCAGTGTCTTTGGCAGAAATTTCCAAAGTGTGTCATGTCGAGAAATCTTATTTTGAGCCCGATTTTCTTGACATATTGATCAGCTTTGATCCTGTTAAGCACCTTTTGCTCGTTTTTGCCAGGGAATCTTAGTCTGGACTCATACCAATAGTTGTAGAACTTGATTGTTTTACGGTTAGAAATGACGAATTTAAATCCGCCATTGGCTGTATTGTGGGTGTCACTAAGATTTCCGTTGAAGAATAAATCGCAAGCGATCTGAAAATCCGCATCCGGATCAAATTGAGGAAATGGATCTCGAAGCCAAAGTATATCCATGTCCTTTTTCACAAACATTTGGCggaaaaacaatatttgaatatatctaTACAAATTCTCAAGCTAAATCAGTAACATAGATAAAGTAAACAACCTAAATTCTCAAACCAATACCAAACCAAATTTCACAGCTAGAtcagtttaaaattttaaaaaaaaactaaattacttaaccaaataaaaataaaaataaccaaactaACATAGTTTTAATAACCAAATGTCCATCATAAATTAAACATGCAAAACTTAGAGAGCTACCGTGAAGAGGAAGTTATATccaagcatttttttttttttttttttgctaaaatgttaatattcaTATAAATGAAAGTTCGGACTTACATATTGCAGTACCTAAAACAAATGcaattttggcaaaaaaaggtaaaaacaagattacaataattttggaaaagaTTTGGGTAAATCTATCGGATCCATCGAATCATTAAATTTCGCcaacgttttcttttttttcgagCAGTGATAATATTACGAACCTCTCGGTCGATGAAGTGAAAAACAGTAGCAGGAGAGATAAAGATCGAGTTGTGAAGCacattgtttctttgtttccagAGGTGGAAGACAGAAGCTTGAGCTGCAATTTTGCGAAGGAGAGAAGGAGCCTTAGACGAATTAATACGAGTCCAGGACAGTAGCTCAGCCCAAGAGTTGAAAATGGCTTGCGAAGGGGTCAAtctgaagaaaacaagtttCCAGATTACAGCCGAGAAGACACAATACAGCAGTAGATGGTCTCTAGATTCAGGCCGAGAAGAACATAGACAACAGTCTGTTGTAGTTGTGACACCCCAGGCTGCAAGCCTTTGTCTTGTTGGCAATCTGTTTAGGTGAGAGACCCACATGTTGAAGGCATGTTTGGGGACTGAACCCTTAAACCATACAGACTTGGTCCAATCCTTAACAGGTTTCTTTGGTCTCATAGCTTCCCAAGTTCTAGCAGCAGAGAAACCGTGACAAGTGAAATCATCAACAATCCAGACAAAGGTGTCCGGTGAAGAGTCAAAACAAGGCAACGCAATGGTTGTTAGGTGAATAAGCAAGGCAAGTGCCTGGTCCGTTCTAGGCGGAGAGATGAGCCAACCAACATCAGAGCAAGCGTCAGCAACCTTAGCCTGGATAGGGATACACAATGCTCTAGGGCCCGACGACCCAAACAACTTAAACAGAGGGCCAAGGGGACTCCAGTTATCGAACCAAAAGGATATTTTTTTCCCATCCCCTAATACACTAAACAAGAATCTGCCAGCAACAGTTCTTAATCTCAACAGAGATCTCCAAGTCCAGGAGTCTGTTGCAGATTCGTCGATTTCCCAAAAAGACTTGTTTCTAAAGTTGTGAAATTTGTGCCACGCAGCCCACAGAGACtctttttcagaaaaataataaccagACTAATCTTAAACAGAGAGTTGTATTCAAGACCGTGAATCTCCTAAGGCCTACTCCCCCTTCCTCTTTAGGCAAACAAACTTCGGACCATGCAACCTTTGCCCCTTTCTTCACGTCAATATTGCCAGACCAAAGGAACCGAGCACATAAAGCCTCGATTCTTTTCACGCAGCCCTTTGGCAAAATAAACGTAGAGATCCAGAAATTAATAATCCCAGAGATGACTGAAGCGATCAGTTGAACACGTCCCGCAAAAGAAAGGCATTTCACAGACCATGATCTAAATCTCTTAGCCAGCTTCTCCAAAAGAGGGCCATACTCAGCTATCCTCAATTTCCTACACATCAAGGGCAGTCCCAAGTATCTCATAGGTAGGGTTCAAATAGGGAAATCATACCTTGCAATGGTGGAAGCCTCAATACGATCCAATCCAGCCAGGTATAAATGGGTCTTCTCTCTGTTCAATACTAAACCCGACCAAAAAGCAAAGTCCTCCAACGCCTCACTAATACCATGAAGTGAGGAGCTGCCACCATCAAAGAAAACCATAATATCATCTGCAAACATTAGGTGAGAGATTGATAGTGGAGAAGTTTTTGGGTGGTAATGAATATAACCAGCCTGGAACCTTGAATTCAAAAGACTAGAGAACACCTCCATAGctaaaacaaagagaaaagggGAAAGTGGATTCCCTTGCCTCAGCCCTCTGGTACTCTTGAAGAAACCACCTGTGTTCCCATTAACACAAACAGAGAAGGTGGGAGTAGAAATGCATTGCGTGATCCAGTAAACAAATCTGTCCGGAATACCAATAGCCTTTAAAGCAGAGATGATAAAATCCCATCTGATGGAGTCAAAAGCCTTTCTCAGATCCACTTTTAACATTCCTCTAGGATCAATATTCTGCCTATTATATCCCTGCACTAACTCAGTAGCCAACAAGACATTTTCTGCTAGAAACCTCCCTGGCAGGAAAGCAGATTGAAAGGGGGATATAACCTGCGAAAGAAGACACTGAAGTCTGTTCGTAAGCAGCCTAGCAATGACCTTATACAGAGTGATAGGACCAAAGTCGTTGCAAGAAATAGGCCTAAAATCATTCATTTTTGAGGCATTCGTGATTTTAGGGATGAGGACCAAAGTCGTTGCATTCCACTGCTTCAACAAAACACTAGACGTGAAGAACTCACTCACCGCATCCGTCACCTCAGTGCCTATAACACTCCAAGtctctttaaaaaattcaacAGGAAACCCATCCGGCCCTGAGGTCTTGTTGCtgggaaaagagaaaaaagctGACTTAATATCCTGACGAGAGAAAGACATGGCCAACTCTTTCTTCTGATCATGAGAGCATCTGAAAGGCAGGAGCAAATCGAAATCCTCTTGAATAAGCATAGGTGGACCCACTTCTCCACCAAGaagattagaaaaatattcaatgcAATGCTCTTTAATTCCCAACTGAGTATCAATCTTAACACCGTTGTCATCTATGATGATGTGAATTGTATTAACAGCTTTTCTTGAGTCTGCCATCCTGTGGAAATAAGACGTGTTACTATCTCCCTCACCCATCCAAGTAACCCTTGACCGCTGACAAAAGAAACTTTCTTCAGCTTTAACTAGGATGAGCCATTTCCTCTGGGCTTCCATCTCTAGAGCAGCATTCGGAATTGTCGGATCAGACAAAGTCTTGTTTTGGCGATATAAGACCAGATTGTGAGCTTCTTTAACTCTTTTCTCCAAGTTTGAAAAATTCTCCATGCTGAAGGTTCTAATAGGATTCTTAAGCGCCTTTAGCTTCTTAGACATTTTGAACATGGAAGAGCCCACCACATTGATCGAATACCAGAGCTCACCAACCAGAGAAATAAAGTCAGGGTTTTGAAGCAAGAAGTTATAAAACCTGAAAGGTCTTTTTTCTCTATGCATAAGAGGGTTGATAATAACTCCACAAGAGGCATGATCCGAGAAGTCTGGTTCCCCAAAAACAGCATAGGCAGACGGGAAGCGGGAGCACCAACTCTCATTAACAAGGATTCTATCTAGCTTTTTAGCAACCGGCCTTGTAGCAGACTTGTTCCACCAAGTGAAGGTATTACCCTTAAAAACAAGGTCACATAACTCCGCTTCGAAAAGACAATCTCTGAATACCTTCATTCTTCTATTCACATTGAGCGAAGTAGCCTGAGAATGTTCAGCAGGGCATAAAACCTGATTAAAATCACCCAACATAATCCAAGGCTTGCCATTTCCTGATAAAGACACTGACAAAAGCAACAACTCCTCCCACAACTCTTTTCTGGTGATTGCCTCATTAGCAGCATAGACAATAGACACAACAACCGAGTCATCTGAATCCGGAAACATCACCTCACAAGTAACCATTTGCAAAGATTTTGCAATGATTATCACTCTCACAGTCGGATGCCAAACTACCCAAAATTTGGTTATATCCAAGCTTAAGCAGAGAACCTAAGAACTCGGTTCGGCGCCACATCATCTTGAGGTAATCCGCCGCCATGAACTGCGTCTCGCTGGAGAAATCAACTCCGGTAGTCCTCAGAAAGAAGCAACGGCGGGGGAAAACTTCCAAGCACCTTGAGTAGGCTTTATCGTCCATACACACCACCACAACGTGGCGGAGTAGCCGCTAGGTCCCTTCGCCGATTCGAAAGCCTTCAAGAAACACATCAAACGTGGAATTTGGTTCCGCCCAAGCCTGATTCATTATCGTCACTATCACCGTCTTCTCCTTGGTCGATGCTTCTTTTAGGATTCTTGCCAAATTTCTCCTATCTTCTGCCTCAATCtatccacaaaacaaaactaaagtaCTTTAATGAACATGCTCTAGTAAGAATCCtccatttatatattttaagactaCTTCTCTAGGACTATACTTGccttaataatataaaattggaTACATCACTAGTTTTTTTTCAGgcaaacacatatataatatacttcAACTTGATTGATATACAACATGCTTCCAATAATATGATAAATGTGTAGATCATAAAGTTAGGTTACAAACGGTATCAGTATTGTTAGAGCTTTGTTTGACTCCAATCAGCGGCGGTACAAACGCTGAAAAGCTTGAAATTTGCTGCAGCGGTAGAGGCAGTGGCTGAACAAGTGACGCCAAATAGTAAATAACTAGAGCCAGCAAAACTGTCGAAACAAATAGAAATACATTCCACTTGACCACTATCCACTTTGCTTGAAGTAGCAATGACATCTGTCTCAGCGGCAGCGACTCTAGACCGCGGCTGCTGTTGACGGAGGGGCAATTGTTGGCCGCCTTTTTCTTAGGGATGATTATACTTCGAATATAGTCTTTAAGTCAAATCTCTTTCGCTTAGTATTGCTATGTGTACTTCTTGACTCATGCGTGCAATAGATTAAATACATCCCCGATTGTTTGtgttaacattttttctaaagTGTAACCCACAAGTTTAACCGTTCTAagttaaattaatttgttaattgtGAACGTTAAAGAGCAACgggaatatattttttttcttttggcgtCTATGTTCATACTTTGTAATTAGAAGTTTTCtagtatatttttaataaagttcgtttgttgttcttttttatttgcaaaTTAAAATGcgaatttcatttttttgttcgtttgaTATAATCTGAGTGATAGCTAAATTGAATATTGTTGTGAAAAAATCAATGCGTGTCTATatgtattaaatttattagatGTTGTTGTCAAAAAGATgcattaaatatatttttttccttggcCAGGTAGAAGACTAGAGTATAGTGACTATCGACAATCTTTTTCCAAGGCACCGTGAACGTTATCAAATTAGCTGGTATTATTAGCTTGTGTGGCTTTACTGTGACGTATAAAAGTAAATCAATACCAATAATAAATACAATCAAAAGaagatttgaagttttttcttctataaatgATTTTCACTAACAAGCGTATAAGATTATAATTTGTCTATATATGATTTCATTTACAACCGTATAAGAATCACTTTAGTGGTAGTGTAGTACACTAATACTAatatacaatttgcaaaattgATCGTCATCTTTTACCTTTGATTGTATCCGTTTGACGTTAACTAAGATTGGAGTCATATATTggacttacaaaaaaaaattcacaatgAACAGTCTTAAGACCATGTCTATAAAGCCTCTCTGattaaaaagataagaaattcAGAATCCATAATcaagactaaaaaaaaaaggataagaaTCTCAACATTGTGACTTGTGAGAAGAGATTGTCTAATGAGAGCATCTCCAATGGATGCAAAATGGAGTTCTCATTGTTGGTTCTcttgaaaaaagagttgaaaaataaatcaaaatggattaaaagagagagagctgTCTCTCTTGAGAGAGTTTttgagagagatgagagacgATGACGTGGTGCGTTATCATTGGTCAGTTGGttttaacaaaacaagcaaaaaaaaaagcgtgAAAAGAACCCAAACATTATTTCGTTTCCCccaactctttctctctctctctctgttctttgcTGAAACATGCGATGCCGATTGCTTCTGATTTCTCCTGTGATTGAGGTCACAACTGAGGCTGCTGGCGACGATTGAAGGTAGTACTGAGTGTTTGGGCAGAATTCATCATTTGCAGAGCCGCATGTCACGATCGGAGTGAGAGAGATGATGCAAATCGGAGATTCATATCGACCTCTGGAGAGTAATCGATGAAGGAAGCTCGTAAATCGTAATTGGTAAGAAtctacttcttttttgttctgtcAGATTGATAATCCATATAGgatttatttcttataaacGTTATGTTTTGGCTTCATTGTTTAAAGCTTCTCCTGATTCTATCTTGATCATTGTTTCTAATCATATCGATGTTTTGACTTACGTTGCTTGGAAGCTCTCTGGTTTTCAGGTGAATCGAGTTCTTGGATCTGGTATACTAATCTTCTTGGTTCCGATTCTTAATCGCAGATCATCTCGATGTTAATGCTCTAGATGTAAAGGTCAGTTTCTATCTAAATTAGGGGTTTGTGTAATAAAGCTgtgctttttttgtttatagacTGCGATTAAGGAGTGATTAGCTAGTTTTTATATGGTTTAGTGTGATAAAAATCTATGCTTCTGTTGTTTAATACTGCAGCTACAGAAGTGTAGAGGAGTTTCACATAGACTTTCATCTCAAATACTTATGGTTCTTTGCCTTATTCGTTTTCAGGTTATCTTTGTGTGAAGAAGTTGcaggttttggtttgaaaaattgcagcttttaattttttgagtTATAGATTGCAGGttatttgcatgttttggtttgagaaATTGCAGGTTTCTGCAAGGTTTGGTTTAAGAATACGAAGCAGCACTACCTTCTTTCCAATAACTGAAAGATAGTGAAGATGGAGGTTGAGTTGTAGGTTTCATGAGTTGCAAGTGTTTGATGAGTTAcagttttttcttaacaatGATTTGAGACTTTGGGTAGTTGCAGGTTTTCAATTTGAGACTTTGAATTCATATATCAATATTCCAGTTTGTTTTCTGCAATGTTTCAGCCATATCTtaacaaagtttaaaaatcTTGAGTTAGTTCTTTGTGAGGCAGATGAAATTATTTCAACTCAGATATTATCATATGCAAAGATGGCAACTAATCTCTCCCTATAGACCGACCATATCATGATTTTATTACACTAGTTGGTTGTTTGACAACAACATCAATAGAATTTTTCACACTATTACAACAATTTCAACATCAAACATTTCAACATTTcgatttcaaaatcaatagaaTTTATTTTCTGAGAACTCTACAAAGAGAGACTACCATTGGActttacaaaactaaaaaaaataacataagtTCTCAtctcttcaattttaaaattttattcttaaaaaaatggtGAGAGTCCCCTAGGAGGCTCTCACCATTGGAGATGCTTACAGTCACATGGTGAGAAGTGAGAGAACTTGgaagaaaaagtttattttgtaGAGTACaactaaataactaaataaagtATTAATCATTTAACAAATATGGCCTattagctcagttggttagaGCGTCGTGCTAATAACGCGAAGGTCACAGGTTCGATCCCTGTATAGgccacttttttatttttggtaatcCACAACTTGAAAAACTCGATTTGTGATTTTTGGGGCTAATACAACATGTGATTTATATCTGTAATATCTGACTCGATTTGTGATTATATTATATGGTCACTAACcacaattattttctttaaacaaGATATAATCAAATGAATCATGCCTAACATTTTACATGATATATTACACATAGAAAATCTGGCCAACATTTAAAAGGCTCTCCTGAGGAACATTGAAGATGGCACTGTTTTCTCTACAAATCTTCCTAAGAAACGCATAAACATAATCAATGGCTATCCTCTTGTAGAACCTTGCCTCTCTCCTGGCTCGAACCACTGTGTTCCCCATTATATGCACCACTCCTGCGTCTCTGCACCCGTTTATGAACTCCACTTCGTCCCCTCCTCCGCTCATTTGGCTCGACCCCGTCACTGTGTGACTTGTCCGTTTTGTTGTAGTGGGAGCTATAACCGACTCTATAGAATCAAATGTATCAAACGTCGACACGTTCCTAATCTCGTTCCCATTCCCGTTGACCCCATCTCTGGACTGTCGTTGTTGGCTTCCGCAGACGCTGTAATCTTCGGAATCTGAGCAGCCTTCCATCATCGATTCGAGGCGGAGGAAAAGGAAGAGGCTTTCAAAGAGCCGTTTCTCAAAGTCGTCATCTTTCTTGTGCAAGTCTCTGTATCCGTACCTCGCAACGCAGCGGAACATGTGAAAGTTTTTGGGTCCGATTCTTTTTACAAGGAACCGTTCTTCCTGGGGAACGGTGTATACGGGAAGGTTCTTGACGCAGACAAAGATCACGACAGAGTGAGTTGCCGGCAGGTTTGTGATGAAATGAGAGAAAATGTGAGGGACTCCACTAGCTAGCTCGGTGTAAACAAGGCCAATCCCAGGAACACGGACAAGACCAAGGCTAGGACCGAGTCCGAGAATCCAAGCCATGGAGACTTTACTATGCATTTCAAACTCATACCTCTTGAGGGTTCCATAATGCCAAACATACATGATGACAAGAAACGCAGCCGCAATGACCAGCGGAACCCATCCACCTTGGTTAACCTTGAAGAGCACCGCCGAGAAGTAAGTGCATTCCACAACAAGGGATAGAAGAGTAAATAAGAGGACTAGAACCCAATGGCATCGCCAAACAAGTATCATGATCAGCATCATGAGAAGCGTTGTCACGAGCATGACAATCACAACTGCAGTCCCATAAGCATTTCCTATCTGGTTCTGGTTCTTGAATCCAGCAGTGACAGCTATGCAAAGGATCATGAGGATCCAATTGATGTCTGGAACGTAAATCTGACCAAGGAATTTCCGGGAAGTATGCACGACTTTAACTCTCGGGAAACATCCATGAGCAAGAGCTTGCTTGATCAACGAGAATGTTGCGGATATTGTAGCTTGGCTTGCAACTATTGCAGCAGCAGTTGCAATTATGAACATTGGCCAATATACTCtttctgcaacaacaaaaaacaaaaacagaaactctTCTCTAACTTTGTCCAGAGACATCCATCGATAGTACGAAAATTGataagagatatatataacaaacttGGAATGGATTGATAAAACGCGTCTTCGACATGATGCGGGTACTTTCTAAGGTATGCAGCTTGTCCACTATAAGCCAAAAGGAGGCAAGGAAACACAATTACAGTAAAAGCGAATTGCACAGCTGAGACTGGAAAATGAGAGAGATCCGCAAAGAGAGCTTCAATCCCTGAAATATGATGGacataacaagaaaatatgaatatcataaaagatgaagaaaacgaTAAACATTTGATCAGTTTCTTTACCTGTGATACTAAGCATAATGCCTCCAAGCGAGGTCCAACGATCTTGGCCTCCTCTTTTAAAATATCGAAATATATAAACCGGGGAAAACGCTTTCAAAACGCTTGGGTCATGTTTCCATATATTGAACATACCGATACTTGCAATAAAGAGAAACCAGAGAAATACAATGGGCGCGAAAAGCCACCCGACTCTGTCTGTTCCATAATGTTGTACACTAAACAAGCTCACTAATATCACAACagccacaacaacaacaatacctgtaacaacaatcaaaaaaCCTAGATTGATCAACTATCATCGCTAGCGTAAATGGGCACTGTAAAACGAATGATTTAACGTAATAATCAATACCGTTGTTTATATGAGGTAGGTTTACCCTGAGCCCACCCGCAGCAGATAGAACTGCAACAGATTAAACACGATGAAATACTATCCCGgtagaaaaacaacaaaatgtatatatttggAAGGTCAATGAATAATACATTACCCGAAATGGCGGGAGTAAGGATTCCATCGCCTATCACCATGCACGTACCAACAAGAACGAGAATAAGTAGCGCATTTTTCCTAGAGGTACCGTTCTCTAACCATCTCTTGGTTTTTGCAGCAAAAGAACGCTCATGAAATGTAGTACGACTATAAGTAGTAAGCTCTTCATCAGTACGGTGT
This sequence is a window from Arabidopsis thaliana chromosome 1 sequence. Protein-coding genes within it:
- a CDS encoding F-box family protein (F-box family protein; CONTAINS InterPro DOMAIN/s: F-box domain, cyclin-like (InterPro:IPR001810), F-box domain, Skp2-like (InterPro:IPR022364), F-box associated domain, type 3 (InterPro:IPR013187), F-box associated interaction domain (InterPro:IPR017451); BEST Arabidopsis thaliana protein match is: F-box family protein (TAIR:AT1G31080.1); Has 1141 Blast hits to 897 proteins in 22 species: Archae - 0; Bacteria - 0; Metazoa - 0; Fungi - 0; Plants - 1141; Viruses - 0; Other Eukaryotes - 0 (source: NCBI BLink).) codes for the protein MNRGANSDSIPTDLIYEILSRLSVKPITRFRCVSKLWESIICRQDFTELFHNRSSSNPRLLIGVIQGGEWNFFSSPQPQNHYGKSSLVVAADSHMKFSEDKRPRYYSYASGLLYFPNIRISNHNDDVVRVICNPSTRQYAILPPDLRTRYRDSGRLFRNKLGVINLEDDYDGGYLLKLRMFVLEDFEKQKWTTYVHTLRDENKIKDNDNVYVVGATASGQIVLARNKAYKPFYVFYFNPEKSTLQSVEIQGVREEEDWFHRVYYFVDHVEDLRFDVMKTTYAATSIRPAEQNTSTSSREDHLVRTVKRKRA
- a CDS encoding lactate/malate dehydrogenase, NAD-binding domain protein: MKEAPSPDSILIIVSNHIDVLTYVAWKLSGFQLQKCRGVSHRLSSQILMVICMFWFEKLQPYLNKV
- the KUP10 gene encoding K+ uptake permease 10 (K+ uptake permease 10 (KUP10); FUNCTIONS IN: potassium ion transmembrane transporter activity; INVOLVED IN: potassium ion transport; LOCATED IN: membrane; EXPRESSED IN: 8 plant structures; EXPRESSED DURING: 4 anthesis, petal differentiation and expansion stage; CONTAINS InterPro DOMAIN/s: Potassium uptake protein, kup (InterPro:IPR018519), K+ potassium transporter (InterPro:IPR003855); BEST Arabidopsis thaliana protein match is: K+ uptake permease 11 (TAIR:AT2G35060.1); Has 3472 Blast hits to 3422 proteins in 1051 species: Archae - 13; Bacteria - 2438; Metazoa - 1; Fungi - 105; Plants - 791; Viruses - 4; Other Eukaryotes - 120 (source: NCBI BLink).); protein product: MAGRVESSIGGGEIDEEGDERGSMWDLDQSLDQPMDEEAGRLRNMYREKKFSAFLLLQLSFQSLGVVYGDLGTSPLYVFYNTFPRGIKDPEDIIGALSLIIYSLTLIPLLKYVFVVCKANDNGQGGTFALYSLLCRHAKVSTIPNQHRTDEELTTYSRTTFHERSFAAKTKRWLENGTSRKNALLILVLVGTCMVIGDGILTPAISVLSAAGGLRVNLPHINNGIVVVVAVVILVSLFSVQHYGTDRVGWLFAPIVFLWFLFIASIGMFNIWKHDPSVLKAFSPVYIFRYFKRGGQDRWTSLGGIMLSITGIEALFADLSHFPVSAVQFAFTVIVFPCLLLAYSGQAAYLRKYPHHVEDAFYQSIPKRVYWPMFIIATAAAIVASQATISATFSLIKQALAHGCFPRVKVVHTSRKFLGQIYVPDINWILMILCIAVTAGFKNQNQIGNAYGTAVVIVMLVTTLLMMLIMILVWRCHWVLVLLFTLLSLVVECTYFSAVLFKVNQGGWVPLVIAAAFLVIMYVWHYGTLKRYEFEMHSKVSMAWILGLGPSLGLVRVPGIGLVYTELASGVPHIFSHFITNLPATHSVVIFVCVKNLPVYTVPQEERFLVKRIGPKNFHMFRCVARYGYRDLHKKDDDFEKRLFESLFLFLRLESMMEGCSDSEDYSVCGSQQRQSRDGVNGNGNEIRNVSTFDTFDSIESVIAPTTTKRTSHTVTGSSQMSGGGDEVEFINGCRDAGVVHIMGNTVVRARREARFYKRIAIDYVYAFLRKICRENSAIFNVPQESLLNVGQIFYV